The following coding sequences are from one Triticum aestivum cultivar Chinese Spring chromosome 5A, IWGSC CS RefSeq v2.1, whole genome shotgun sequence window:
- the LOC123102711 gene encoding protein CLT2, chloroplastic isoform X1: protein MPMSSSPAVAVAVASAAVVALAVANRVLYKLALVPLKSYPFLLAQLTTFGYVTVYFSILYARYRAGVVTRDMLTLPKIRFAVIGLLEALGVAAGMSAGAMLPGPAIPILSQSFLVWQLIFSVLLLGKTYSLRQIIGCLLVTSGVILAVASGANDGHLLSGVKLIWPLLMVVSSAFQAGASILKESVFVDGAKRLKGKRPDIFVVNSFGSGFQALVVFLLLPLLSNLRGIKLAELSGHLNGGAECFLNVGESPIDCGGAPFLPLLFIFVNMAFNISLLNLVKMSSAVVASLTATSAVPISIYILSLPLPYIPQGAELSASFIFGGIVLLMGLILYNLPQSSKESKTD, encoded by the exons ATGCCGATGAGCTCCTCGCCGGCGGTCGCGGTCGCGGTCGCGTCTGCGGCCGTGGTAGCGCTGGCTGTCGCTAACCGCGTGCTCTATAAGCTCGCGCTGGTGCCCCTCAAGTCCTATCCCTTCCTCCTCGCTCAGCTCACCACGTTCGG GTACGTCACGGTGTACTTTTCAATACTCTATGCGAGGTACCGCGCGGGGGTGGTGACGCGGGACATGCTGACACTGCCGAAGATCCGGTTCGCTGTCATCGGCTTGCTAGAGGCTCTTGGGGTCGCCGCTGGAATGTCTGCGGGAG CTATGCTGCCTGGCCCTGCTATTCCTATACTGTCTCAG TCTTTCCTGGTGTGGCAGCTTATCTTCTCTGTGTTGCTTTTGGGAAAGACCTACTCTCTGAGACAAATCATTGGTTGCTTGCTTGTAACTTCTGGTGTGATTCTTGCTGTTGCGAG TGGGGCAAATGATGGTCATCTTCTATCTGGAGTCAAGTTAATTTGGCCATTGCTGATGGTTGTTTCATCGGCATTCCAAGCTGGTGCATCCATTTTGAAG GAGTCTGTTTTCGTTGATGGTGCAAAACGTCTTAAA GGGAAACGGCCTGACATCTTCGTGGTTAATTCATTCGGATCTGGGTTTCAG GCTcttgttgtcttccttcttctcccATTACTTTCTAATTTGAGGGGGATTAAGCTTGCTGAGCTTTCTGGCCATTTAAATGGTGGTGCTGAGTGCTTCTTAAATGTTGGGGAGAGCCCAATTG ATTGTGGAGGTGCTCCATTCCTACCATTGCTTTTTATATTCGTAAACATGGCTTTCAACATCTCGTTGCTTAATTTGGTAAAGATGTCGTCTGCCGTGGTTGCTTCACTTACAGCAACTTCCGCCG TGCCAATATCAATCTACATCCTTTCTCTTCCTTTGCCCTACATCCCTCAAGGCGCGGAATTAAGCGCTTCTTTTATCTTCGGTGGCATTGTATTGTTGATGGGCCTAATTCTGTATAACCTTCCCCAATCATCTAAAGAGTCAAAGACTGACTAA
- the LOC123102711 gene encoding protein CLT2, chloroplastic isoform X2, whose translation MPMSSSPAVAVAVASAAVVALAVANRVLYKLALVPLKSYPFLLAQLTTFGYVTVYFSILYARYRAGVVTRDMLTLPKIRFAVIGLLEALGVAAGMSAGAMLPGPAIPILSQSFLVWQLIFSVLLLGKTYSLRQIIGCLLVTSGVILAVASGANDGHLLSGVKLIWPLLMVVSSAFQAGASILKGKRPDIFVVNSFGSGFQALVVFLLLPLLSNLRGIKLAELSGHLNGGAECFLNVGESPIDCGGAPFLPLLFIFVNMAFNISLLNLVKMSSAVVASLTATSAVPISIYILSLPLPYIPQGAELSASFIFGGIVLLMGLILYNLPQSSKESKTD comes from the exons ATGCCGATGAGCTCCTCGCCGGCGGTCGCGGTCGCGGTCGCGTCTGCGGCCGTGGTAGCGCTGGCTGTCGCTAACCGCGTGCTCTATAAGCTCGCGCTGGTGCCCCTCAAGTCCTATCCCTTCCTCCTCGCTCAGCTCACCACGTTCGG GTACGTCACGGTGTACTTTTCAATACTCTATGCGAGGTACCGCGCGGGGGTGGTGACGCGGGACATGCTGACACTGCCGAAGATCCGGTTCGCTGTCATCGGCTTGCTAGAGGCTCTTGGGGTCGCCGCTGGAATGTCTGCGGGAG CTATGCTGCCTGGCCCTGCTATTCCTATACTGTCTCAG TCTTTCCTGGTGTGGCAGCTTATCTTCTCTGTGTTGCTTTTGGGAAAGACCTACTCTCTGAGACAAATCATTGGTTGCTTGCTTGTAACTTCTGGTGTGATTCTTGCTGTTGCGAG TGGGGCAAATGATGGTCATCTTCTATCTGGAGTCAAGTTAATTTGGCCATTGCTGATGGTTGTTTCATCGGCATTCCAAGCTGGTGCATCCATTTTGAAG GGGAAACGGCCTGACATCTTCGTGGTTAATTCATTCGGATCTGGGTTTCAG GCTcttgttgtcttccttcttctcccATTACTTTCTAATTTGAGGGGGATTAAGCTTGCTGAGCTTTCTGGCCATTTAAATGGTGGTGCTGAGTGCTTCTTAAATGTTGGGGAGAGCCCAATTG ATTGTGGAGGTGCTCCATTCCTACCATTGCTTTTTATATTCGTAAACATGGCTTTCAACATCTCGTTGCTTAATTTGGTAAAGATGTCGTCTGCCGTGGTTGCTTCACTTACAGCAACTTCCGCCG TGCCAATATCAATCTACATCCTTTCTCTTCCTTTGCCCTACATCCCTCAAGGCGCGGAATTAAGCGCTTCTTTTATCTTCGGTGGCATTGTATTGTTGATGGGCCTAATTCTGTATAACCTTCCCCAATCATCTAAAGAGTCAAAGACTGACTAA